From Rhea pennata isolate bPtePen1 chromosome 20, bPtePen1.pri, whole genome shotgun sequence:
GTTTTTATTCTCTCTGCGTTTGCGGCTTTGGGCAGGCAGCTGCCAAGCCAAAGGATGAACTCGGTCTCGGCCGGGGGCTgagggggcggcgcggggtctcccgcggccgccgccgccgggcagcgctTCCAGCGGGACCCGAACTTCTGCCGAgcggccgcgggcagccccgggcgcagcgccgcccgcggcgggtGTCGCGAGCGCGCGGGGCCTCagccgcgccccgcggcggcgcgcagggAGCGCGCAGGGAGCGCGCaggggcccccgcggccgcgccgcggcggatgcgcggccgcgccggccccgccgatGCTGTcgcggccgggcgcggagcggggcgcgggggcggcgcggcccgccggcTCCCTGCCCCGCCGGCCGAGGATGTGCAGCGGCGTGGGCTGCTTCTGGGCGCTGCTCTCGGCCGCGCTCCTGGCCGCCTGCGCCTCCGCCTTCCTCTCGCCCGCCTggctgctgccgccgggccgcgccgccgccagcttCGGCTTGCTGCGGCGCTGCGCCGAGGCGCCCCGCGGCTGCTccggctccgcggggcccggccgcttCGGGGACATCCCCTCCGGCTCCTGGCAGGTGAGCGCAaccgccgcccccgcgccgaCCCTCCCCCCCCGGCCTGCCCCGCGCCCCACAGCATCCCCCCCGGCATCTCCTTGGCATGCCCCCGGCGTCCCCCCCGGCCTGCCCCGGCGCCCCACGGCATCCCCTCCGCATCCTCTATCCTGCCCTGGGCTCTCTCCGACATCCCCCCCCCCTGCATCCCTTCGACATCTCCCTGCCATCCCCCCGTTCTGCCCAGGGCTCCCCGCCATCCCCCTGGCACCCGGCTAcctccctcctcccactccAGGCTCCCCAGCATCCTCCCAGCATCTCACCATCGTGCTCCTGGCCCACCCTGCATCCCACTGGCATCCTCCCATCCTGCCCCCTAGACCTGCTCCGGCGTTCCCTGTATCCCCTATCCTCCCCTGAGCTCCCCCTGCATCCCCCCATCCTGCCCCCGCGTGCCCCCTGCATCCTCTATCCTCCCCCGAGCTCCCCCTGCATCCCCCCATCCTGCCTCCGTGTGCCCCCTGCATCCCCTATCCTCCCCCAGGCACCCCCTGTCCTGCCCCCGCATGTCCCCTGCACCCCCCGTCCTGCCCCGCGTGGATCCCCGTGGCCCCGGGGTGCAGGTGCTGCCGCGTGTCCCTGGGGCGCTCCGGGCACCGCGTGGAAACCTCCCGGCGCCCCGGTGCAGGTGCTGGCAGCCCGGGCTGCCCGGCTGCGGCCCCGCAGGGCGGCCGGGCTCCCCGCCGGCGGGGGGACGAAATCGGGGGAGAAACCGGGCAGCTCCGGCCTCCCGCCGATCGCACCCGGGTTCGCTaagcgggcgggcgggcaggcgaGCAGCGGGGGCCGAAACCGCTGCGGAAATCCAGCCTCGGCGCCCGGGCGGGCCGCCCTTTCCCTGCCCGCTCGCCCCCGGCCTTTCCCCGgcctcccctctccttcccttttaCTCGCTGTAACCTCGCCGCAGCTTCCCGACGCAATGAGCTTGGCTCCGCTCGGGGTTGCTACGCGGCAGAAATCCCAGCGCGAGGGATAAATctcggggggcggcggggaggggggggttgTCCCTGCGCCCGACGCCGTGGGCACTGGGTTCCTCGGGCTGTCAGGAAATCGCGGTGCTCCCTCGCCCGGGAAGCGAGGTCCGCGCCGGATTGCCTGCGTAAACGCTGCCGTGCTCCCGAAAACTGTCGTTAAAGACGAGTGAGCAAGCTGTGCATTGCAAAGGGAAGCGCTGCCGGCATAAAATCCTTCCTATTTATACAGTAACGTGCACAAATGAGGCCGTTTCTAGAACTTGGCTTTTGATCAGGTGGtcttattttttgcaaaatgcaattCAGATAAACACATCCAAGTAATAACAAACTTTAAAGATAAGGAAGAAGCTCAGCAGTGACTCATTTAAACGAGATTCAGCTAGGCAGAGCCTCAGCCATCCAATATCCTTTAAGAGGACTCTAGACGCAGAACGGAGTGTAACACAAAGCCTTGGAGCTCCTCAGTCGGGCTGTGGTCAGAATGAATAATATCGCAGTCCCGAGTGGTGacgaggcgggggggggagggatttTGGTCACACGCCTTTGCTGCCCCTGTTAAACACCGCTTACATCGTTCCCAAACGACCAGCGGGGTGACTGGCTCCAGGAAAGCCCTGGGCTTTCGGACCAGGCTTCTAATCTCTCAGGCTGTCTTGTGGGCACCTTTAAATGAGAGCCAAGATGCTCATGTTTGCGCAGACCTAGGAGCTGTTAAAGACAGTCACCAGCTTTTGGATGAAATCGTGGAAGCTGGGAGAGTAGTGGCTGCGGGGAGCTTGGCAAGCCCAAGCCGATACGGGgctcagcagctcttctggTGGGACGTGGGCGGCAGCTGGGGGGATGCTGATGGCACATCTGGGAAGGATGTTGATAACACATCCCCTAAGGATGTTGACATCACATCTGGGAAGGATGTTGACATCACATCTGGGAAGGGCGTTGATAACACGTCCCCTAAGGATGTTGGCAGCACATCTGGGGAGGACGCTGACAACACATCCCCTAAGGGTGTTGGCAGCACATCTGGGGAGGACGCATACCTGCAGCGTCAGTGCTCTTTGCTCTTTTGGCTTCCTGAACCAGGTGCCACCAAAGCCATCACCATTCAAATTCCCGGATTcggggaagggctgggggagccTCCAGCTCCGCAAATGATGCTTAATGCCAGGGGTGTGTTTGCACTTGGGGGATTATGTTAATCATCCTACAAATGGTGCTTTGAATCGTATCTAGAGGTTAATTAAGGTGCCTTGGCTCTGGTAAGAGGGCCTTCTTGGCCTTCTTGTCTGCTCCCAGATGctgcctcttttctgctcctcttcctaATTACGGCTCTCTGCCCTCCCTGGCACTCCAGTTTAACCCCATCGGCCCCAGCAGCCCGGTGCTTCGCCCCACTCAGCTACCGCGGAGGAGCCTCGTCGGGACACGAGGGGCCGTCGGGGCAGGATCTGGCCCAGCGAGGGCTGGAGAGGGGCCGGAACCGGGACCGGGCCGGCCAAAGCCAGCATTTCCTAGCGCAGAGGCCCGTTGTCTCgccaaatttctttttttctttttacttccttCTTATTGCTCTCATCCCACGGTGGGTTTTGTCTCCATCCCGACTTTCCACCGGGCTTATCCCAAGGAAAGGCAGCGGGTGCCCAGCCACAGTGCCCTGCTTGCTGCcgaattaaaatttcattaggTTGGTTTCCGCCCTTCGGTGGAGGTCCCGGGCACACCATTGATGTGCTAAtgtcctcctttttctctctttttttcttttttttttcctcaccttttTCACCGCTATCCATCATGCTCTCAGCCGGAGCAGCGCTGTTAGGAAGCTCTTAGGCTGTTGCTGATCGCAACTTActatgctgcaaaaaaaaagagcatttgagGCCCCGCCGGGGGCCTGTTGATTTCTTTGGGACAGACGGTTAATCTCCCGGGCAGGGGGAGCAGCAAACGCGACAGGGTTTTACGCCCTTCGCTGGCGGGACCGAGCTGCCTTTCCGACACCCTCCCGGCCGGGCGCTCGCAAGCGGCTTCGCCGGACCCCGGCGTTTCCCCCCTCCGCCGTCTATTCTCCGTTCTCACGCGCCGGCTGCATCCTGTTTCCCGAACCTTTTCCGCCGGGCGGCCCAGCAGCGGAGACGCTTCCGAGCTGCTAACATGCAGCGTCGTCCGTCGGCTGTTTTTCTCAGAGAgccgcgggccgggctgggctgggctgggctcccAGGCTTGCGGGGCGAAAGCGGCAGCTCCAAATTCACCGGCGAGGAATGGGGATTTTTGGGGGAAATGCATTAAAACCCCTTTGCAACGCGTTACTTTTGCTCATCAGCCCCATCGCACGGGCTGCACAGCGGCAAGTCGTACGCTGGTTTTACGCGCTTCTGCCCTCGGCGGCAGCCGCCGGCTTTTCCGCCCGGCCCTCGGGCGGCCCAAATTGCACGTTCGTGCCGGGTCCAACCCCGCCGGCTGCTCCCATCCGCTCGTGGGATGCAGCAACGTCCCCCGCGGATCTGCATCAGCGGAATAGGACGGCGACGGCTCCTAGAGCCGATCCGTCCTGCCGCTCTTCCTGCCCTCGGTGTTTGTTAGTAAGAACGTGATGAATTTAACCTTTTCTGGAGCAAAATATTACTCAGCATGCAGCGAGAGTCTGCCGACGGCCGGCAGCAGAACAAGGATCTTGCGCCTTCAAATCATCTCTGTTTGGGgctccctttcccccttttttaaatatacatatatatatatatatatatatatatgcacacatatatatatacaaaccACTTCCCGCGGGGGACCCTCCGCCAGCCACTGCTGGGTGCCCACTGTTGCCCTTGCAGACACCGCGGGCAGGATCCAcctaagcagcagcagctctttcacCACGACGCTCATCCGCGTCGATCTGGCCTTTTCTTCTGGCACCGGGGCCCGAAAACCACCCCGGGGCCCTCTGCGTCGCAGCCTCTTAGCCGGGATTAGCGGCACGAGCCGCTAACAGCTTGTTGCCGGCGGGAGCCGCGAGTTTTCGGGGTGCTGGCGCTAACGTAATTAAGACGAGCCGAGACCATTAAACACAACACGCGCCGGCGCGCGAGAAGAGCCCGCCTGCTTCCCGCGgccctttgctgctgaaatatTCATCCCGCTAAATATTTCATGGGCCCCGTTGCTTGCCTCGGTGGAACTTGCTggcttaaaacaaaacaaacaaaaaaaaaaaacctgaaaaggAGCAGATGCCCCTGCGCTGGGCACAGGGAGGGCCCAGAGCACTtgttgtatttatatatgtgtatatagagtgtatatatagtgtgtgtgtgtatacatgtgtgcatgcatatatgtgtgtgtgcatgcatatgtgtgtgtgtgcatgcatatgtgtgtgtgtgtgcatctaCATACGCACGTATACAAATGTGCGCATACACACCGGCAGCCGCGCGTGTCGTTGCAGGCGAGCGCGGCGCTGTGCGCGGGCGGCGGAGCCCTGCTGGCCCTCGGCGCCCTCCTGGCCCTCGTCGCCGTCCTGCTGCCCGCCGGAGCCTGCGAGAGGCGAGCGTGCACCCTGGCCGGCTACGTGCAGGCGGCCGCAGGCAAGTGCCGGGGTCCCctcgccgggccgggccggggcggtgGAGGCGGCGGCTGGATTTTCCCGGGCATCCCGGGGGCTGCGAGCGGCCGCTGCAGtcgctgcagcctgcagcaattattattattattattattattattattacttcgGCACTAATTCGGTTCATCGGCTACGGCTAGAGCAGCCTTCGATTTGGCAGGTCCCCTCTCAGCAGGGCCGGGCTCGCTTCCAGCACGTGCTGCTTGGACTCGTGACTCGGACTCAAAAGCTAAGGGTGTTTTTCCCTAGCGGGTAGCGCGAGGTTTCctcccggccgcgccggggggcctTTTCCCCCCGACCCGCGTTTC
This genomic window contains:
- the LHFPL7 gene encoding LHFPL tetraspan subfamily member 7 protein, which gives rise to MLSRPGAERGAGAARPAGSLPRRPRMCSGVGCFWALLSAALLAACASAFLSPAWLLPPGRAAASFGLLRRCAEAPRGCSGSAGPGRFGDIPSGSWQASAALCAGGGALLALGALLALVAVLLPAGACERRACTLAGYVQAAAVFIMASGLLVYPLGFNSATVKRFCENSDIYYAGDCQIGWGYMLAIVGVMLSVFLPFFAKYAPKEHISPTPIPTIL